A DNA window from Allokutzneria albata contains the following coding sequences:
- a CDS encoding site-2 protease family protein, translated as MRLHWSVLALAPGVTLPMALIALPRQAPGHAPAGYWIAGSAIAVLLVVSVAAHELAHVLAARSRRRTVKWVSLTLFGGSTELADEKRTPRSEAAISAAGPVMNLVLAGLFLALAGVGAAVGVHRLVPVALAWLGTFNVILTLVNLIPGVSSDGGQVVIAALWKRGGDLDRARTVVRRAGLLLGGCAFVLGAVLVLGGSVHSGLVVATSGWLLADPTGVCR; from the coding sequence GTGCGGCTCCACTGGTCCGTCCTCGCCCTCGCGCCCGGCGTCACCCTGCCCATGGCGCTGATCGCGTTGCCCCGGCAGGCTCCCGGCCACGCGCCCGCCGGGTACTGGATCGCGGGCTCGGCGATAGCAGTGCTGCTGGTGGTCTCCGTCGCGGCCCACGAGCTCGCGCACGTGCTCGCCGCGCGCAGCAGGCGTCGCACGGTCAAGTGGGTGAGCCTCACCCTGTTCGGCGGGTCCACCGAGCTGGCGGACGAAAAGCGCACACCCCGGTCTGAGGCGGCCATCTCTGCTGCCGGGCCCGTGATGAACCTCGTGCTCGCCGGGCTCTTCCTGGCCCTGGCCGGCGTCGGCGCAGCGGTGGGCGTCCACCGGCTCGTTCCGGTCGCACTGGCGTGGCTGGGCACCTTCAACGTGATCCTGACCCTGGTCAACCTCATCCCCGGCGTCTCATCGGACGGCGGTCAGGTCGTGATCGCCGCCCTGTGGAAGCGCGGCGGTGACCTGGACCGAGCACGGACGGTCGTCCGACGCGCCGGACTGCTGCTCGGGGGCTGCGCCTTCGTGCTGGGGGCGGTGCTCGTCCTGGGCGGATCTGTCCACAGTGGACTTGTCGTGGCGACTTCGGGGTGGCTGCTCGCCGATCCGACCGGTGTTTGCCGGTGA